A genome region from Bufo gargarizans isolate SCDJY-AF-19 chromosome 2, ASM1485885v1, whole genome shotgun sequence includes the following:
- the LOC122928250 gene encoding uncharacterized protein LOC122928250, producing MELRPTVDSLDPSQDSDTSASEPPARFSPQGTPSPTPAEDPEDSTLAEEPVPPSSPPRVVQTQPRRRRQLPPSTSVPESREAIDARLIEFLAQRRSEGVEEKTLRGLGQLLRHVTPLEHHECLASLAVVLKMFALPNHGDLLGKLNAMKVDLENAQQQQSAGPFEGAPQAAQGPGYHPQPHYGLPQGPMHQVGQPLYPGSFASGLPQQANIRPRSSFPPGSFTQDLLNL from the exons ATGGAActgaggcc tactgtggacagtctggatccctCACAAGATTCGGACACGTCGGCCAGTGAACCACCTGCAAGATTTTCGCCCCAGGGAACTCCGTCGCCAACACCGGCTGAGGACCCTGAGGACTCCACGCTGGCCGAGGAACCCGTACCACCTTCCAGTCCACCACGGGTGGTCCAGACCCAGCCCAGACGGCGCCGCCAACTCCCTCCCTCTACCTctgtgccagagagtcgggaGGCTATTGATGCCCGCCTCATAGAAtttctggcccagaggaggagtgaagGAGTTGAGGAGAAGACTTTACGGGGCTTAGGACAGCTATTGAGGCATGTCACTCCTTTAGAGCACCATGAGTGCCTTGCCTCCTTAGCTGTAGTTTTAAAAATGTTTGCGCTTCCTAACCATGGGGACCTTCTTGGGAAGCTTAATGCGATGAAAGTGGACCTGGAGAATGCGCAACAGCAGCAAAGTGCCGGGCCATTTGAAGGTGCGCCACAAGCAGCACAAGGTCCAGGATACCACCCACAACCCCACTATGGACTCCCCCAGGGCCCAATGCATCAAGTgggtcagcccctttacccgggcaGTTTTGCATCTGGGTTACCTCAACAGGCCAATATCAGGCCACGGTCCTCGTTTCCACCAGGATCTTTTACTCAGGACCTTCTTAATTTGTAA